A single region of the Nicotiana sylvestris chromosome 6, ASM39365v2, whole genome shotgun sequence genome encodes:
- the LOC104236245 gene encoding putative zinc finger protein CONSTANS-LIKE 11: MGPLCDVCGVERAVVYCKPDAAKRCFHCDGSVHSANCLSRKHVRSLICDNCSSEPAIVRCMIMEMCLCERCDSNTIGCNMVSGHQHQKLDYYSGCPSPAEFMTKILSTTFDEMSNNNNNVHNLSRFDTASSLSVNENNCSMVASKLNELASCMKFEPWAIPSPVIPSNSTYLTTYNIDQAALADGSSLPKQSCTTIKDHEIYGANDLAGDVDLDELNSNSSYNIFSSLQQSHSRYYSEDRGLGCLVMEKNLSVIGPNSHVETAVEAPSSVSGTANGMFMNPSCNGNTGLAFTHGPAHSRSLSVSNITKESSDATEYQDCGFSPLFPPCDWNSETSCLRARNEAKMRYNEKKKTRTKQIRYASRKVRANTRRRVKGKFVKAGEAYDYDPLVTRDM; this comes from the exons ATGGGGCCTCTATGTGATGTGTGTGGGGTGGAGAGGGCAGTGGTGTACTGTAAACCAGATGCAGCTAAGCGTTGCTTTCATTGTGATGGAAGTGTACATTCAGCAAATTGTTTATCTCGAAAGCACGTTCGTTCTCTCATTTGTGACAATTGCAGTTCAGAGCCTGCAATTGTACGTTGCATGATTATGGAAATGTGTTTATGTGAACGCTGTGATTCAAATACGATTGGTTGCAATATGGTATCAGGGCATCAACACCAGAAGTTGGATTATTATAGTGGATGTCCATCTCCAGCTGAGTTTATGACAAAGATTTTGTCAACAACTTTTGATGAAAtgtctaataataataataatgtacataATCTTAGTAGATTCGATACTGCTAGCTCATTGAGTGTCAATGAGAATAATTGCTCAATGGTGGCTAGCAAACTCAATGAATTAGCTTCTTGTATGAAGTTTGAACCATGGGCAATTCCTTCTCCTGTAATTCCTTCAAATTCCACATACTTGACAACCTACAACATAGATCAAGCAGCACTCGCAGATGGATCTAGCCTCCCCAAG CAAAGTTGTACTACTATTAAAGATCATGAAATTTATGGAGCTAATGATCTTGCGGGAGATGTTGATTTGGACGAATTGAATTCCAATTCTAGTTACAATATTTTCAGCAGTTTACAacaaagtcattcaagatattaTAGTGAAGACAGGGGATTGGGTTGCCTAGTGATGGAGAAAAATTTATCTGTCATTGGGCCTAATAGTCATGTTGAAACTGCAGTAGAG GCACCATCTTCAGTGAGTGGAACTGCTAATGGCATGTTTATGAATCCAAGTTGTAATGGAAATACTGGCTTAGCTTTTACACATGGACCAGCTCATTCAAGGTCATTGTCAGTCTCCAACATCACCAAAGAAAGTAGTGACGCAACTGAGTACCAAGATTGTGGGTTTTCGCCACTCTTTCCGCCTTGTGATTGGAATTCAGAAACTAGCTGTCTACGGGCAAGGAATGAAGCCAAGATGAGATACAATGAGAAAAAGAAAACTAGAAC AAAGCAAATAAGATATGCTTCACGCAAGGTCAGGGCAAATACGAGAAGACGAGTTAAAGGCAAATTTGTTAAGGCTGGGGAGGCTTATGATTATGATCCATTAGTAACAAGGGATATGTGA